In Bradyrhizobium guangxiense, the following are encoded in one genomic region:
- a CDS encoding SDR family oxidoreductase — protein MRLQGKTALITGGNSGIGFATAKLFVAEGAKVVITGRNKETLAAAAKELGPNALALVADVTDIAATEAAIRQGAEKFGKFDVVFANAGIPGAGGTPLGSATLDVFEKVIRTNLTGVFFTVQSALPYLNDNASIILNGSVISVLGIPSYSAYGAAKAGVRAMARIMASELSPRGIRVNVVAPGAIRTPIWGAAIATPEAEKAFEKRIGLMTPLGRLGEPDHVAKTVLFLASDDSAHVQGQEIFVDGGAVASPSGAPIYRG, from the coding sequence GTGAGACTTCAAGGCAAGACGGCACTGATTACGGGCGGCAACAGCGGCATCGGGTTTGCGACGGCAAAGCTGTTTGTGGCCGAGGGCGCGAAGGTGGTGATCACCGGGCGCAACAAGGAGACGCTGGCGGCGGCCGCCAAGGAGCTCGGCCCCAACGCGCTCGCGCTCGTCGCCGATGTCACCGACATCGCAGCAACGGAAGCCGCGATCAGGCAGGGCGCCGAAAAGTTTGGCAAATTCGACGTCGTGTTCGCCAATGCCGGCATTCCCGGCGCCGGCGGCACGCCGCTCGGTTCGGCGACGCTCGACGTCTTCGAGAAGGTCATCAGAACCAACCTCACCGGCGTGTTCTTCACGGTGCAATCGGCGCTGCCTTATCTCAACGACAATGCCTCGATCATCCTCAACGGCTCGGTGATCTCGGTGCTCGGCATTCCCAGCTACTCCGCTTACGGTGCGGCGAAAGCCGGCGTGCGCGCGATGGCGCGGATCATGGCCTCGGAACTGTCACCGCGCGGCATCCGCGTCAACGTCGTCGCGCCCGGCGCGATCCGCACGCCGATCTGGGGCGCGGCGATCGCAACGCCGGAAGCCGAGAAGGCATTCGAGAAGCGCATTGGACTGATGACGCCGCTCGGCCGTCTTGGTGAACCGGATCACGTGGCGAAGACGGTGCTGTTCCTGGCCTCGGATGATTCCGCGCATGTGCAGGGCCAGGAAATCTTCGTCGACGGCGGCGCGGTGGCCTCGCCGAGCGGCGCGCCGATCTATCGCGGTTGA
- a CDS encoding winged helix-turn-helix transcriptional regulator encodes MVKRTSFEGDACPIARSLDALGDWWSLLIIREALFGLRRFGEFQNKLGMAKNILSARLRALVDHGILATAPASDGSAYQEYVLTPKGRGTFPILVALRQWSEEFDDHPEEIATILVDRENGRPVKKLEMRAEDGRLLSPAETTLKPRPVPRKKSA; translated from the coding sequence ATGGTGAAACGAACCAGCTTCGAGGGCGATGCCTGCCCGATCGCGAGGTCATTGGACGCGCTCGGCGATTGGTGGTCGCTGCTGATCATCCGCGAGGCCCTGTTTGGCCTCCGCCGCTTCGGCGAATTTCAGAACAAGCTTGGCATGGCCAAGAACATCCTGTCGGCGCGACTGCGCGCACTGGTCGATCACGGCATCCTAGCGACCGCCCCCGCCTCCGACGGCAGCGCCTACCAGGAATATGTGCTGACGCCAAAGGGCCGCGGCACCTTCCCCATCCTGGTCGCGCTGCGGCAATGGAGCGAGGAGTTCGACGACCACCCCGAGGAGATCGCCACCATCCTGGTCGACCGCGAGAATGGCCGCCCGGTGAAGAAGCTCGAAATGCGCGCGGAGGATGGACGGCTGCTCTCGCCGGCCGAGACCACGCTGAAGCCGCGCCCCGTGCCGCGCAAAAAGTCGGCCTGA
- the topA gene encoding type I DNA topoisomerase yields MNIVIVESPAKAKTINKYLGSSYEVLASFGHVRDLPAKNGSVDPDANFKMIWEVDPKAAGRLNDIAKSLKGADRLILATDPDREGEAISWHVLEVMKEKRALKDQKIERVVFNAITKQAVSDAMKHPREIDGALVDAYMARRALDYLVGFTLSPVLWRKLPGARSAGRVQSVALRLVCDRELEIEKFVPREYWSLIATLLTPRGDAFEARLVGADGKKIQRLDIGTGAEAEDFKKALEAASYAVTAVDAKPARRNPQAPFTTSTLQQEASRKYGFAPAHTMRIAQRLYEGIDIGGETTGLITYMRTDGVQIAPEAITQARKVIGEDYGNAYVPDAPRQYQAKAKNAQEAHEAIRPTDLSRRPDSMSRKLDADQAKLYELIWKRTIASQMESAELERTTVDIAAKAGSRTLELRATGQVVKFDGFLALYQEGRDDEEDEDSRRLPAMSQGEAVKRQSLSVTQHFTEPPPRFSEASLVKRMEELGIGRPSTYASILQVLKDRGYVKLEKKRLHGEDKGRVVIAFLESFFSRYVEYDFTAALEEQLDRISNNEISWQQVLKDFWRDFIGAVDDIKDLRVAQVLDVLDEMLGPHIYPPRADGGDVRQCPNCGTGRLNLKAGKFGAFVGCSNYPECRYTRQLAADGEATADRSLGQDPETGRDVWVKAGRFGPYIQLGEPKDYEEGEKPKRAGIPKGTSPGDVDLELALKLLSLPREIGKHPETGQPITAGLGRFGPFVKHEKTYASLEAGDEVFDIGLNRAVTLIAEKVAKGPSRRFGADPGKALGDHPTLGTVTVKSGRYGAYVTAGGVNATIPAEFEKDTVTLAQAIALIDERAAKGGGKAKAKKVAKPAKTKKTAEKAADGEDSPPKPKKPAAKKAAKSKTESTSKARAAVSSTAKTSPTKAAATKAPAKKSAGKT; encoded by the coding sequence ATGAATATCGTCATTGTGGAGTCGCCGGCGAAAGCCAAGACGATCAACAAATATTTGGGCTCGTCCTATGAGGTTCTGGCCTCGTTTGGCCATGTCCGCGACCTGCCTGCAAAGAACGGCTCCGTCGATCCCGATGCCAATTTCAAGATGATCTGGGAGGTCGACCCCAAGGCGGCCGGCCGGCTCAACGACATCGCCAAGTCCCTGAAGGGTGCTGACCGCCTGATTCTCGCCACCGACCCCGACCGTGAGGGCGAGGCCATCTCCTGGCACGTGCTGGAGGTGATGAAGGAGAAGCGCGCACTGAAGGACCAGAAGATCGAGCGCGTGGTGTTCAATGCCATCACCAAGCAGGCGGTCTCGGACGCCATGAAGCATCCGCGCGAGATCGACGGTGCGCTGGTCGACGCCTATATGGCGCGACGCGCCCTCGACTATCTCGTCGGTTTCACCCTCTCCCCCGTGCTGTGGCGCAAGCTGCCGGGCGCCCGCTCGGCCGGCCGCGTGCAGTCGGTGGCGCTGCGCCTCGTCTGCGACCGCGAGCTTGAGATCGAGAAGTTCGTACCGCGCGAATATTGGTCGCTGATCGCGACCCTGCTCACCCCGCGCGGCGACGCGTTCGAGGCCCGCCTCGTCGGCGCCGACGGCAAGAAGATCCAGCGGCTCGACATCGGCACCGGCGCGGAAGCCGAGGACTTCAAGAAGGCGCTGGAAGCCGCCAGCTACGCCGTGACCGCGGTCGACGCCAAACCGGCCCGGCGCAATCCGCAGGCGCCCTTCACCACCTCGACGCTGCAGCAGGAAGCCAGCCGCAAATACGGCTTTGCGCCGGCGCACACGATGCGCATCGCCCAGCGCCTCTATGAAGGCATCGACATCGGCGGCGAGACCACCGGACTCATTACTTATATGCGTACCGACGGCGTGCAGATTGCGCCCGAGGCGATCACCCAGGCGCGCAAGGTGATCGGCGAGGATTACGGCAATGCCTATGTGCCGGACGCCCCCCGCCAGTACCAGGCCAAGGCCAAGAACGCCCAGGAAGCGCACGAAGCGATCCGCCCGACCGACCTCTCCCGCCGCCCCGACAGCATGAGCCGCAAGCTCGATGCCGATCAGGCGAAGCTTTACGAGCTGATCTGGAAGCGCACCATCGCCAGCCAGATGGAATCGGCCGAGCTCGAGCGCACCACCGTCGACATCGCGGCGAAGGCAGGCTCCCGCACCCTTGAGCTGCGCGCCACCGGCCAGGTCGTCAAGTTCGACGGCTTCCTCGCGCTCTATCAGGAAGGCCGCGACGACGAGGAGGACGAGGATTCGCGCCGCCTGCCCGCGATGAGCCAGGGCGAGGCCGTGAAGCGTCAGAGCCTGTCCGTCACCCAGCACTTCACCGAGCCGCCGCCGCGCTTCTCCGAGGCTTCGCTGGTCAAGCGAATGGAAGAGCTCGGCATCGGCCGGCCCTCGACCTATGCCTCGATCCTGCAGGTGCTGAAGGACCGCGGCTACGTCAAGCTGGAGAAGAAGCGCCTGCATGGCGAGGACAAGGGCCGCGTCGTGATCGCGTTCCTGGAGAGCTTCTTCAGCCGCTACGTCGAATACGACTTCACCGCCGCGCTGGAGGAGCAGCTCGACCGCATCTCCAACAACGAGATCTCCTGGCAGCAGGTGCTGAAGGATTTCTGGCGCGACTTCATCGGCGCCGTCGACGACATCAAGGATCTGCGCGTCGCGCAGGTGCTCGACGTGCTCGACGAGATGCTCGGGCCGCACATCTATCCGCCCCGCGCCGACGGCGGCGACGTCAGGCAGTGCCCGAATTGCGGCACCGGCCGGCTGAATCTGAAAGCCGGCAAGTTCGGCGCCTTCGTCGGCTGCTCGAACTATCCGGAATGCCGCTACACGCGTCAGCTCGCCGCCGATGGCGAGGCGACTGCCGACCGCTCGCTTGGCCAGGATCCCGAGACGGGGCGCGACGTCTGGGTCAAGGCCGGCCGGTTCGGACCCTATATCCAGCTCGGCGAGCCCAAGGATTATGAGGAAGGCGAGAAGCCGAAGCGCGCCGGCATCCCGAAGGGCACCTCGCCTGGCGATGTCGATCTCGAGCTCGCGCTGAAGCTGCTGTCGCTGCCGCGCGAGATCGGCAAGCACCCGGAGACCGGTCAGCCGATCACGGCGGGCCTCGGCCGCTTCGGGCCGTTCGTCAAACACGAGAAGACCTATGCCAGCCTCGAGGCCGGCGACGAGGTGTTCGACATCGGCCTCAACCGCGCCGTGACGCTGATCGCAGAGAAGGTCGCCAAGGGCCCGAGCCGCCGCTTCGGCGCCGATCCCGGCAAGGCGCTCGGCGATCATCCGACGCTGGGCACCGTCACCGTGAAGAGCGGCCGCTACGGCGCCTACGTCACCGCGGGCGGCGTCAACGCGACGATCCCGGCCGAGTTCGAGAAGGACACCGTCACGCTCGCCCAGGCGATCGCGCTGATCGACGAGCGCGCGGCCAAGGGGGGCGGAAAGGCGAAAGCCAAGAAGGTGGCGAAGCCCGCCAAGACCAAGAAGACTGCAGAGAAGGCCGCGGACGGCGAGGATAGCCCTCCC
- a CDS encoding FMN-dependent NADH-azoreductase, with amino-acid sequence MKLLHIDSSVLGPHSVSRQVSAAIVDRLKLATPSLDVVYRDLTQTPLAHLSGSHLAAAQGAPAPAELGPDLAASAAALDEFLSADIVVIGAPMYNFTIPSQLKAWIDRILVAGKTFKYGAAGPEGLAGAKRVIVAISRGGHYGVETPYAAGEHLETYLRWVFGFMGITNVEFIPADGVQLGPDHREKALAGALQAATGLRAA; translated from the coding sequence ATGAAACTTCTCCATATCGACTCAAGCGTCCTCGGCCCCCACTCCGTCTCCAGACAGGTCTCCGCTGCCATCGTCGACCGTCTCAAGCTAGCGACGCCCTCGCTCGACGTGGTCTATCGCGACCTGACCCAGACGCCGCTTGCCCACCTCTCCGGCTCGCATCTCGCCGCCGCGCAAGGCGCGCCCGCGCCGGCGGAACTCGGACCCGACCTCGCCGCGAGCGCGGCCGCGCTGGACGAGTTCCTTTCCGCCGACATCGTCGTGATCGGCGCGCCCATGTACAATTTCACCATTCCGAGCCAGCTCAAGGCGTGGATCGACCGAATCCTGGTGGCGGGGAAGACCTTTAAATATGGCGCCGCCGGTCCCGAGGGGCTCGCTGGGGCCAAGCGCGTGATCGTCGCGATCTCGCGCGGCGGCCATTACGGCGTCGAGACGCCATACGCGGCCGGCGAGCATCTCGAAACCTATCTGCGCTGGGTGTTCGGTTTCATGGGTATCACCAACGTCGAGTTCATCCCCGCTGACGGCGTCCAGCTCGGACCGGATCACCGTGAGAAGGCCTTGGCGGGTGCGCTTCAGGCAGCCACCGGCCTGCGCGCGGCATAA
- a CDS encoding winged helix-turn-helix transcriptional regulator, whose translation MGTLLKPTHADLPAPSRPNPAPTQRPDPRPDPNHADCRGVASVLSRVGDKWSVFVIMMLSDGPKRFNELKRMINGISQRMLTLTLRGLERDGLVTRTIFPTIPPRVDYELTDLGHGLQQPVKALGQWAIDHLIQIEAARSQFDQRNEG comes from the coding sequence ATGGGCACATTATTGAAACCGACGCACGCCGATTTGCCTGCTCCGTCGCGGCCAAATCCAGCGCCAACTCAGCGGCCCGATCCCAGGCCGGACCCCAACCACGCCGACTGCCGCGGGGTTGCCTCTGTGCTGTCGCGGGTCGGCGACAAATGGAGCGTGTTCGTCATCATGATGCTGAGCGACGGGCCGAAACGGTTCAACGAGCTGAAGCGCATGATCAACGGCATCTCGCAGCGGATGCTGACCCTGACGCTGCGTGGCCTCGAGCGCGACGGCCTCGTCACGCGCACGATCTTCCCGACCATTCCGCCGCGCGTGGACTATGAGCTGACCGACCTCGGCCACGGACTGCAGCAGCCGGTGAAAGCGCTCGGGCAGTGGGCGATAGACCACCTGATCCAGATCGAGGCGGCGCGCAGCCAGTTCGATCAGCGCAACGAGGGCTAG